A DNA window from Mucilaginibacter xinganensis contains the following coding sequences:
- a CDS encoding xanthine dehydrogenase family protein molybdopterin-binding subunit, whose product MENQIVSNTEGLSRVDGRLKVTGKAKYSAEYSVKGLIYGVLVGSTVTKGSLKTIDTKKAEGAPGVLSVLTYLNAPKVPGYQTDTPPPKGPLKIFYNDQIYFNGQPIALVIADTFERALFAASLVSATYNTDVHQTDLKANIANGFAPGKGKDYVKGQEDAWKSAPVKVEQEYIIPTEVHNPMELHAIIARWDADDKITVWDKTQGVKSTQRTIAQAFKLAPENVQVNSPFVGGAFGAALRTWPHEIAAVLASKAVGKPVKLVLSRADMFTAVGYRPHTWQKVGIGATADGKFTGITHEAAGQTSTYEDFTEGVVNISQLMYACPNVNTKYRIVSLNVNVPTPMRGPGEATGAFALECAVDELSYALNIDPIELRNKNHADTDPLSGKPYSSKFLSEAYKIGAEKIGWSNRKQQPGSLTEKGWLTGYGMAAGMFGAYRSSATVTARMMADGTLVLQTAVTDIGPGTGTAMTSVAADAMGIPASKIRVDLGDSSLPPSPTQGGSQVTSTVGSAVHDACLELKEKFKTLAGTGDATNYTQILKQQNLEKLEVTTASKANADMSKYASYSWSVHFMKVLVHPATGVVKIDKAISVADAGTIISAKTARSQMIGGTIMGTGMALMEEAIIDHRYGRLVNNNFVDYHVPVQADIPQVEAYFVNKPDPVINPIGAKGMGEIATIGVAAAIANAVYNATGKRVRDLPITPDKLLA is encoded by the coding sequence ATGGAAAATCAAATAGTAAGCAATACTGAAGGATTAAGCCGTGTTGATGGCCGTTTAAAGGTAACCGGCAAAGCCAAATATTCTGCAGAGTATAGTGTCAAAGGGCTGATTTATGGTGTGCTGGTAGGCAGTACCGTTACCAAAGGCAGCCTTAAAACCATCGATACAAAAAAGGCAGAGGGCGCCCCGGGCGTACTTTCTGTGCTTACCTATTTAAATGCACCCAAAGTTCCGGGTTATCAAACAGATACGCCGCCGCCAAAGGGGCCTTTAAAGATCTTTTATAACGATCAGATCTATTTTAACGGGCAGCCCATTGCGCTGGTGATTGCCGATACCTTTGAGCGGGCCTTATTTGCTGCATCGCTGGTAAGCGCAACCTATAACACTGATGTGCACCAAACTGACCTGAAGGCAAATATTGCCAATGGTTTTGCGCCAGGCAAGGGAAAAGATTATGTAAAAGGGCAGGAAGATGCCTGGAAATCGGCCCCTGTAAAGGTTGAGCAGGAATACATTATCCCTACCGAAGTACACAACCCAATGGAACTGCATGCCATTATAGCCCGCTGGGATGCCGACGATAAAATAACCGTTTGGGATAAAACGCAGGGGGTAAAATCAACCCAGCGAACCATAGCACAGGCTTTTAAACTAGCCCCCGAAAATGTGCAGGTTAACTCGCCGTTTGTTGGTGGTGCATTTGGTGCTGCCTTACGCACCTGGCCGCATGAAATTGCTGCGGTATTAGCCTCAAAAGCAGTCGGCAAACCCGTTAAACTGGTGCTGAGCCGTGCCGACATGTTTACCGCAGTTGGTTACCGCCCCCATACCTGGCAAAAGGTTGGTATTGGCGCAACCGCCGATGGCAAGTTTACAGGTATCACCCATGAGGCCGCCGGGCAAACATCCACCTATGAAGATTTTACCGAAGGCGTAGTGAATATCAGCCAGCTGATGTATGCCTGCCCCAATGTAAATACAAAATACAGGATCGTATCGCTCAATGTAAATGTGCCTACCCCTATGCGCGGTCCCGGTGAAGCTACCGGCGCCTTTGCGCTGGAGTGTGCCGTTGATGAGCTTTCGTACGCGCTAAACATAGACCCGATAGAGCTGCGCAATAAAAACCATGCAGATACCGATCCTTTGAGCGGTAAGCCTTATTCGAGCAAGTTTTTAAGTGAGGCCTATAAAATTGGTGCCGAAAAGATTGGCTGGAGCAACCGGAAGCAACAGCCCGGCTCGTTAACCGAAAAGGGATGGCTTACCGGGTATGGTATGGCAGCCGGCATGTTTGGTGCTTATCGCAGTTCGGCGACGGTAACCGCCAGGATGATGGCCGATGGTACCCTGGTATTGCAAACGGCAGTAACAGATATTGGCCCCGGTACCGGTACTGCAATGACATCGGTTGCTGCTGATGCAATGGGCATCCCCGCCAGTAAGATCAGGGTTGACCTCGGCGATTCGTCCCTGCCGCCATCGCCAACACAGGGCGGTTCGCAGGTAACGTCAACGGTGGGTTCGGCGGTACACGATGCCTGCCTGGAGCTGAAAGAGAAATTTAAAACCCTTGCCGGCACCGGTGACGCTACCAATTACACACAAATTTTAAAACAGCAAAATCTGGAAAAGCTGGAGGTAACCACTGCATCAAAGGCTAACGCGGATATGAGCAAATATGCTTCGTACTCGTGGTCCGTCCATTTTATGAAGGTACTGGTACATCCCGCTACCGGTGTGGTAAAAATTGACAAGGCCATTTCTGTTGCCGATGCAGGTACCATTATCAGCGCTAAAACAGCCCGCAGCCAAATGATTGGCGGCACCATTATGGGTACAGGTATGGCCCTGATGGAAGAAGCCATTATAGATCATAGATACGGCCGCCTGGTAAATAATAACTTTGTCGACTACCACGTACCGGTACAAGCCGATATTCCGCAGGTTGAGGCCTACTTTGTAAATAAACCCGATCCGGTGATAAACCCCATAGGTGCAAAAGGAATGGGCGAGATAGCAACAATAGGAGTAGCCGCAGCTATAGCCAATGCCGTTTACAATGCCACCGGTAAACGGGTACGGGATTTGCCTATTACTCCGGATAAGTTGCTGGCGTAG
- a CDS encoding DUF2157 domain-containing protein, with protein MADNLYNNLHAEGLISDESLQKIRLKEQKPLLFSIHWEIRTLLYAGVLMLTAGLGLLIYENIDTIGHQFVLMLIAAICLGCFYYCFKNKLPFSKEKVSAPNSFFDYILLLASASMLIFVGYLQFEYKVFGTNYGMATFIPMLALFFIAYYFDHIGILSMAMANLAVWMGVSVPPQQLLLNSDFDSETIIYTYLVLGIVLIAAAYASRQFKFKKHFKFSYQHYGIHVAYIALLAGYFHYYSSILAAAWILGIVLLSFPTYTDAFKNKSFYFMLLVVLYSYIALSSLVVRLFLSVGDVGGVYLALLYFIGSGVGLIFVLINLNKKLKAA; from the coding sequence ATGGCCGATAACCTTTATAACAACCTGCATGCCGAAGGCCTGATTAGTGATGAGTCGCTTCAAAAGATCAGGCTGAAGGAACAAAAACCGCTATTGTTTTCTATTCATTGGGAAATAAGGACTTTGCTTTATGCCGGGGTTTTAATGCTTACGGCAGGCCTGGGCTTACTGATATATGAAAATATTGATACCATAGGGCACCAGTTTGTGCTGATGCTGATAGCGGCCATTTGCCTGGGCTGCTTTTACTACTGTTTTAAAAACAAGCTGCCTTTTAGCAAAGAAAAGGTAAGTGCACCCAATTCTTTTTTCGACTACATCCTGCTTTTAGCCAGCGCCAGTATGCTGATCTTTGTGGGCTACCTGCAATTTGAGTACAAAGTATTTGGCACCAATTACGGCATGGCTACCTTTATCCCCATGCTAGCGCTGTTTTTTATAGCCTATTATTTTGATCATATCGGTATCCTTAGCATGGCGATGGCCAACCTGGCCGTTTGGATGGGGGTATCGGTACCCCCCCAACAACTGCTGCTCAACAGTGATTTTGACAGCGAAACCATAATATACACCTACCTGGTATTAGGCATTGTATTAATTGCAGCAGCCTACGCCAGCCGGCAGTTTAAGTTCAAAAAGCACTTTAAATTTAGTTACCAGCATTATGGTATTCATGTGGCTTATATTGCCTTACTGGCCGGGTATTTTCATTATTACAGTTCCATATTGGCTGCGGCCTGGATACTGGGCATTGTATTATTGTCGTTTCCAACGTATACTGATGCTTTTAAAAACAAATCGTTTTATTTTATGCTGCTGGTGGTTTTATACAGCTATATTGCCTTGAGCAGCCTGGTAGTACGGCTATTTTTAAGCGTGGGCGATGTGGGCGGCGTTTACCTGGCGCTGCTTTACTTTATAGGATCGGGTGTCGGGCTCATCTTTGTACTGATCAACCTAAATAAAAAACTCAAAGCGGCATGA
- a CDS encoding SGNH/GDSL hydrolase family protein: MIKGRACFLLILLANFSFAFSSPKKAGLKFFGADNSKIRYVGRIDFSNPQKPRIWAPGIYIKAKFKGPQCEIILNDENSGGHNLNYLEIVIDDNKPYRIQTTGKTNIIKVPDGLTNTAHTILICKDTESNIGYIDFIGFRCQQLLSLPPQPTRKIEYFGDSITSGTGMDLSVIACDKGQWYDQHNAYMSYGARTARNLNADWQLSALAGVGLLHSCCNMKVVLPQIYDKVLLAADSISWNFKNYQPDVVTICIGQNDGPKQDSTLFCETYIKFVKSLRMHYPKAEIICLTSPMGDSTLTSVLKRYLTGITGYLNANGDKKIHQYFFSKQYHNGCGGHPDLAEHQLIADELTAHIKQVKGW; the protein is encoded by the coding sequence ATGATAAAAGGCCGAGCCTGTTTTTTGTTGATATTGCTTGCTAATTTTTCGTTTGCATTTTCATCGCCTAAAAAAGCAGGGCTAAAGTTTTTCGGGGCTGATAACAGCAAGATCAGGTACGTGGGCAGGATTGATTTTTCGAACCCGCAAAAGCCACGTATCTGGGCGCCAGGTATTTATATCAAAGCCAAATTCAAAGGCCCGCAATGTGAAATTATTTTAAATGATGAGAACTCAGGCGGCCACAACCTTAATTACCTGGAGATTGTTATTGATGATAACAAGCCCTACCGCATCCAAACTACCGGCAAAACAAATATCATAAAAGTACCCGACGGACTTACCAACACGGCGCATACTATCCTGATCTGCAAAGACACCGAATCAAACATTGGCTATATTGATTTTATTGGCTTCAGGTGCCAACAGCTTTTGTCGCTGCCTCCGCAGCCCACGCGCAAAATTGAATACTTTGGCGATTCTATTACCAGCGGCACTGGTATGGACCTATCGGTAATTGCCTGCGATAAGGGCCAGTGGTACGACCAGCACAATGCTTACATGAGCTATGGCGCACGCACAGCACGCAATTTAAATGCCGACTGGCAGCTAAGCGCGCTGGCAGGCGTTGGCCTGCTGCACAGCTGCTGTAACATGAAAGTGGTTTTACCGCAGATCTATGATAAGGTTTTGCTGGCGGCAGATTCCATCAGCTGGAACTTTAAAAATTACCAGCCCGATGTGGTTACCATTTGTATAGGCCAAAATGACGGCCCCAAGCAGGACTCCACCTTATTTTGCGAAACTTATATTAAGTTCGTTAAATCCTTACGGATGCATTACCCCAAAGCAGAGATCATTTGCTTAACCAGCCCTATGGGCGACAGCACACTGACCTCAGTACTAAAACGGTATCTCACCGGCATCACCGGGTATTTGAACGCCAATGGCGATAAAAAAATTCATCAGTATTTCTTTTCCAAACAATACCATAACGGCTGCGGCGGCCACCCCGACCTTGCTGAACATCAACTTATTGCCGATGAGCTTACCGCTCACATAAAACAGGTAAAAGGCTGGTAA
- a CDS encoding GDSL-type esterase/lipase family protein, producing the protein MITKLKMLLLTTATLLLAIAGTAAQAKRDINIVFIGNSITYGAGLSNPTTEAPPAIAVNYLEQQSSAGKVAFANQGHGGFTTVDFLPSTNRAFKEVEQAARSFTNKQALLIFSIKLGTNDSAVEGPTGAPVFPEVYYQNLKTIADSLLKEFPGSIVIFQHPVWYSPNTYNGAKYLAEGLDRLQNYIPQIDQLVADYAATFPKRVFVGDTKAFDYFKKHATTDLQPENGHAGTFYLHPNKQGAAALGNFWGEAINKVLKKLGK; encoded by the coding sequence ATGATAACCAAGCTTAAGATGTTATTGTTGACCACAGCCACCCTGTTGCTTGCTATTGCCGGTACGGCTGCGCAGGCAAAACGGGATATAAACATTGTATTTATTGGCAACAGCATAACTTATGGCGCAGGGCTAAGCAACCCGACAACCGAGGCACCGCCTGCAATAGCCGTAAACTACCTGGAACAACAAAGCAGTGCCGGCAAGGTGGCGTTTGCCAACCAGGGGCACGGCGGTTTTACCACGGTTGACTTTTTACCCTCAACAAACCGGGCCTTTAAAGAGGTGGAACAAGCTGCACGCAGCTTTACCAATAAACAGGCCCTGCTGATATTTTCTATTAAGCTGGGCACTAATGACAGCGCTGTTGAAGGCCCCACCGGCGCACCCGTATTCCCGGAGGTATATTACCAAAACTTAAAAACCATTGCTGATAGTTTATTAAAGGAGTTTCCGGGCAGTATCGTAATTTTTCAGCATCCGGTTTGGTATAGTCCCAACACTTACAATGGCGCCAAATACCTCGCCGAGGGGTTGGATCGCCTGCAAAACTACATTCCCCAGATAGATCAGCTGGTGGCAGATTATGCGGCAACTTTCCCAAAACGTGTTTTTGTGGGTGACACCAAAGCTTTCGACTATTTTAAAAAACATGCCACTACCGATCTTCAGCCCGAGAATGGCCATGCCGGCACATTTTATCTGCATCCCAACAAGCAGGGCGCTGCGGCACTAGGTAACTTTTGGGGTGAAGCAATCAATAAAGTTTTAAAGAAACTGGGGAAATAG
- a CDS encoding (2Fe-2S)-binding protein, with amino-acid sequence MEDEKEHALPGAEPEAKDNSRRNFLKQSTLLTAIALTPAAAVKAAGAHVDETIAAAFEKMPVKMEVNGVTHSLSVEPRATLLDILREQLDLTGTKKGCDHGQCGACTVHVDGQRVNSCLTLGVMASGKKITTIEGLAKGDELHPMQEAFLKHDGFQCGYCTPGQIMSAVACIREGHANSETEIREYMSGNICRCGAYPNIVNAIQEVKEGGQAV; translated from the coding sequence ATGGAAGACGAAAAAGAGCACGCTTTGCCCGGAGCTGAACCGGAGGCGAAGGATAATTCACGCCGTAATTTCTTAAAGCAGAGCACCTTGCTAACTGCTATTGCACTTACACCCGCTGCTGCTGTTAAAGCCGCCGGCGCACATGTTGATGAAACTATAGCTGCAGCATTTGAAAAAATGCCCGTAAAAATGGAGGTAAACGGGGTAACGCACAGCCTTTCGGTTGAGCCGCGTGCTACCCTGCTTGATATTTTACGGGAACAGCTTGACCTTACCGGTACCAAAAAAGGCTGCGACCATGGCCAGTGCGGTGCCTGTACCGTACATGTTGACGGGCAAAGGGTTAACAGCTGCCTAACCCTGGGCGTAATGGCCAGCGGTAAAAAAATAACTACTATTGAAGGGCTTGCCAAAGGCGATGAGCTGCACCCCATGCAGGAGGCGTTCTTAAAGCATGACGGTTTCCAGTGTGGTTATTGTACGCCGGGACAGATTATGTCGGCAGTGGCTTGTATCCGCGAGGGGCATGCCAATTCAGAAACCGAAATAAGGGAATATATGAGCGGTAACATCTGCCGTTGCGGGGCTTATCCAAACATTGTGAACGCTATACAGGAAGTTAAGGAAGGAGGGCAGGCCGTATGA
- a CDS encoding FAD binding domain-containing protein: protein MKQFQYTRAQTQQSALEAIAKPGTKIIAGGTNLIDLMKRGVTAPDKLVDITHLPLKNISTTKTGIHIGALALNSAVSENSLVLEKQPLLSMALKAGASPQLRNMATVGGNMMQRTRCTYFYDTTMPCNKRAPGSGCGAMEGINRMHAIFGASDKCIAVNPSDMSVGLAALDAVAIIAGKKGERRIPFTEFHRLPGEHPELDNHLAAGEMITGIEIPDNNFAKNSYYLKVRDRQSYAFALVSVAAALDISNGTIKNARLAMGGVAHKPWRLFDAEKSLIGKPATEESFKQAAQIAMQGAKGYQYNSFKLKLAPATITEALKHAAGLV from the coding sequence ATGAAACAGTTTCAATACACCCGGGCACAAACACAGCAAAGCGCTTTAGAGGCCATTGCCAAACCCGGTACAAAAATAATAGCAGGAGGTACTAACCTAATCGACCTGATGAAACGCGGGGTTACCGCGCCTGATAAGCTGGTGGATATTACTCATCTGCCATTAAAAAATATCAGCACTACCAAAACAGGGATCCATATTGGTGCCCTGGCCCTGAACAGCGCGGTATCAGAAAATAGTTTGGTACTTGAAAAACAGCCGCTGTTAAGTATGGCGTTAAAGGCAGGTGCATCGCCGCAACTGCGCAATATGGCCACGGTGGGCGGAAACATGATGCAGCGCACCCGCTGTACTTATTTTTACGACACCACCATGCCCTGCAACAAGCGTGCACCCGGTAGCGGCTGCGGAGCAATGGAAGGAATTAACCGCATGCATGCTATTTTTGGCGCCAGCGATAAATGTATAGCCGTAAACCCAAGCGATATGAGCGTAGGTTTGGCTGCGCTGGATGCCGTAGCCATTATAGCCGGTAAAAAAGGCGAACGAAGAATTCCTTTTACAGAATTTCACCGCCTGCCAGGTGAACATCCGGAGCTGGACAACCATTTAGCCGCCGGCGAGATGATTACGGGGATAGAGATTCCGGATAATAATTTTGCGAAGAACAGCTACTACCTGAAGGTGCGCGACAGGCAATCATACGCTTTTGCGCTGGTATCGGTCGCAGCAGCTTTAGATATCAGTAACGGAACGATAAAGAATGCAAGGCTTGCAATGGGCGGCGTGGCGCATAAACCATGGCGTTTATTTGATGCCGAGAAATCGCTGATAGGCAAACCCGCTACCGAAGAAAGCTTTAAGCAGGCCGCACAGATAGCCATGCAGGGCGCCAAAGGCTACCAGTATAATTCGTTTAAATTAAAGCTGGCCCCGGCCACCATTACCGAAGCGCTGAAACATGCAGCAGGACTGGTTTAA
- a CDS encoding xanthine dehydrogenase family protein molybdopterin-binding subunit — translation MKDQINKPSSSAGMSRIDGRLKVTGAARYSAEFTPAGMVYGVLVGSTITKGTIRAIDTKTAERAPGVLKVITYLNSPKIAGYQVEAGKPEPAKGTYKLFYNNKILFNGQPIAVVVADTFERALFAASLVKAQYSADGHHTNLIDNTAKAFAAEGDGTTKRGTEDAWKTAPVKLEQEYVIPSEVHSPMELHAIIAKWDAEDKLTVWTKTQGVQDTRDGIATIFKLPKENIQVNSKFVGGAFGSALQVWPHEVAAILAAKVVKRPVKLLLARADMFTSVGYRPYTWQKIGIGATKDGKLVGITHHAIGQTSTYEDFNEGPIGVSRTTYACPNVNTNYKIAALDIGSPTWMRGPGEATGAFALESALDELSYQLEMDPVELRLKNYAETEPESGKPYSSKYLNEAYKLGAEGIGWNNRKSKPASAIKDGWLVGYGMGGGMFGAYRDKAAARAIVTDNGILTLQTAVSDIGPGTGTAMVAIAAEVMGIPAERIRFEMGDSSLPQAPSQGGSATTATVGSAVFQACTDLKESFQKLIGNGGTDHPDYAAVLKKHNLPKLEATAASSGGTERDKYAMYSWSVHYIKVLVHPSTGVVKIDKAVCVADSGHIVSPKTARSQIVGGAIGGIGMALMEEMVIDDRYGKIVNSNFADYHVPVNADIPQIEAIFVNKPDPYINPMGAKGMGEIALIGMAAAVANAVYNATGKRVRELPITPDKLIGMDLELS, via the coding sequence ATGAAGGATCAAATAAATAAACCATCCTCTTCTGCCGGAATGAGCCGGATTGATGGCCGGCTAAAAGTTACCGGTGCCGCAAGGTATTCTGCAGAGTTTACGCCCGCCGGAATGGTTTATGGCGTATTGGTGGGAAGTACCATAACAAAGGGTACTATAAGAGCTATAGATACCAAAACTGCCGAACGGGCACCGGGTGTTTTAAAGGTGATCACTTACTTAAATTCGCCAAAAATAGCCGGGTACCAGGTTGAGGCCGGAAAGCCCGAGCCTGCTAAGGGAACCTATAAATTATTTTATAACAACAAGATTCTGTTTAACGGGCAGCCCATAGCTGTTGTTGTTGCCGATACCTTTGAGCGTGCTTTATTCGCTGCATCGTTAGTTAAGGCGCAATATAGTGCTGATGGGCACCATACCAATTTAATAGACAACACTGCTAAAGCTTTTGCTGCCGAAGGTGACGGCACCACCAAACGCGGAACGGAAGACGCCTGGAAAACGGCTCCTGTAAAATTGGAGCAGGAATACGTTATCCCTTCTGAAGTGCACAGCCCGATGGAGTTGCATGCCATTATAGCCAAATGGGACGCAGAGGACAAGTTAACCGTGTGGACAAAAACCCAGGGCGTACAGGATACCCGCGATGGTATTGCCACCATATTTAAACTCCCTAAAGAAAATATCCAGGTAAATTCAAAATTTGTGGGTGGTGCATTTGGCAGCGCGCTGCAGGTTTGGCCACACGAAGTTGCCGCAATTTTAGCAGCAAAGGTGGTTAAGCGCCCCGTAAAGTTGTTGCTGGCAAGGGCGGATATGTTTACTTCGGTGGGTTATCGTCCATATACCTGGCAAAAAATAGGCATCGGGGCTACAAAAGATGGCAAGCTGGTAGGCATTACTCACCATGCTATTGGGCAAACATCAACTTATGAGGATTTTAACGAGGGGCCGATAGGGGTTAGCCGCACTACCTACGCCTGCCCCAACGTAAATACCAATTATAAAATAGCTGCGCTTGACATTGGTTCGCCAACATGGATGCGTGGCCCCGGTGAGGCAACGGGCGCTTTTGCGCTGGAGTCGGCACTGGATGAGCTGTCGTACCAGCTGGAAATGGACCCGGTTGAGCTTCGTCTGAAGAACTATGCTGAAACAGAACCGGAAAGCGGCAAACCATACTCCAGTAAATATTTAAACGAGGCCTATAAATTAGGTGCAGAAGGGATTGGCTGGAACAACCGCAAGTCAAAACCTGCATCCGCCATAAAAGATGGCTGGCTGGTGGGCTATGGAATGGGTGGCGGGATGTTTGGCGCTTATCGCGATAAAGCGGCTGCCCGTGCAATTGTTACCGATAACGGCATCCTTACCCTGCAAACTGCAGTTAGCGATATTGGCCCCGGTACAGGTACCGCCATGGTAGCTATAGCCGCAGAGGTAATGGGCATCCCGGCAGAGCGGATCAGGTTTGAAATGGGCGACTCCTCCCTGCCGCAGGCACCCAGCCAGGGTGGTTCGGCAACTACAGCTACGGTTGGCTCGGCTGTTTTCCAGGCTTGTACCGACCTGAAAGAAAGCTTTCAAAAATTAATAGGCAACGGCGGAACGGATCATCCTGATTACGCCGCAGTATTAAAAAAACATAACCTGCCAAAACTTGAGGCAACAGCAGCTTCAAGCGGTGGAACAGAACGTGATAAATATGCCATGTATTCCTGGTCCGTTCATTACATAAAAGTGCTGGTACACCCTTCAACAGGGGTGGTTAAAATTGATAAAGCGGTTTGTGTAGCTGATTCGGGCCATATTGTGAGCCCTAAAACCGCACGCAGCCAGATAGTAGGCGGCGCCATAGGCGGCATAGGCATGGCATTGATGGAAGAAATGGTGATAGATGACCGCTATGGAAAAATAGTGAACAGCAACTTTGCCGATTACCACGTTCCGGTTAACGCGGATATCCCGCAGATTGAAGCAATTTTTGTGAACAAACCCGATCCCTATATTAACCCTATGGGTGCAAAAGGAATGGGTGAGATTGCGTTGATAGGAATGGCGGCGGCAGTGGCAAACGCGGTGTATAACGCCACAGGCAAGCGGGTAAGGGAACTGCCTATTACCCCCGATAAGCTGATAGGAATGGATCTGGAGCTGAGTTAG
- a CDS encoding prolyl oligopeptidase family serine peptidase: protein MNTKTITYPTTKKVDTVDTYFGTKVPDPYRWLEDDRAADTKAWVEAENKVTQAYLGQIPYRDAMHARLKQLWNYEKYSAPFKEGKYTYFYKNDGLQAQSVLWRQVGDGAPEVFLDPNKFSTDGTTSLQGIDFTKDGSMAAYQLSEGGSDWRKVIVVKTADKSIVGDTLTDIKFSGIAWRGNEGFYYSSYDKPKAGSQLAGITQYHKLFYHKLGTPQTEDVLIFGGDKTPRRYIGAGLTEDERFLIISAAKETTGNELYIQDLSNPNSLIINLVDNFDNQHSVLGNVGSKLYILTNLYEPNFKIVTVDAADPKPVNWKDLIPATADVLSATTGGGKIFAEYLKDATSFVQQYNMDGKLERTINLPSIGTASGFGTKQEEKETYYTFTNYVYPGTIFKYDIATGTSTVYKKSGVQFDPEKYESKQVFYKSKDGTKIPMLITYKKGTVMNGKNPLLLYAYGGFGVNLTPAFSTSNIILLEHGGIYAVPNLRGGGEYGEKWHKAGIKMKKQNVFDDFIAAAEYLIKNKYTSKDYLAISGGSNGGLLIGAVMAQRPDLCKVAFPAVGVMDMLRYNQFTAGAGWSYDYGTAEDSKEMFEYLYNYSPYHALKPADYPATMVTTADHDDRVVPAHSFKFAARLQESQKGSAPTIIRIETKAGHGAGQSTEQVISGQVDKWAFMFWNMGVKF, encoded by the coding sequence ATGAATACGAAAACTATAACTTACCCCACAACTAAAAAGGTTGATACTGTTGATACATATTTTGGCACAAAGGTGCCCGATCCTTACCGCTGGCTGGAAGACGACCGCGCGGCAGATACCAAGGCATGGGTGGAAGCCGAAAACAAGGTTACCCAGGCCTACCTTGGGCAAATCCCTTACCGCGATGCCATGCACGCCCGGTTAAAGCAATTATGGAACTACGAAAAATACAGCGCCCCGTTTAAAGAAGGTAAATACACTTACTTTTATAAAAATGATGGCTTGCAGGCGCAATCGGTTTTATGGCGGCAGGTGGGCGATGGCGCACCCGAGGTGTTTCTTGATCCCAACAAATTCTCGACCGATGGCACCACCTCTTTGCAGGGGATAGACTTTACCAAAGACGGCAGCATGGCCGCTTACCAATTGTCGGAAGGCGGGAGCGACTGGCGCAAGGTGATTGTTGTAAAAACTGCCGATAAAAGTATAGTGGGCGATACCCTCACCGACATAAAATTTAGCGGGATAGCCTGGCGCGGCAACGAAGGTTTTTATTACAGCAGTTATGACAAACCTAAGGCAGGAAGCCAGCTGGCGGGCATAACGCAGTACCACAAGCTGTTTTACCATAAGCTGGGCACACCGCAAACCGAAGACGTTTTGATTTTTGGGGGCGATAAAACACCACGGCGATATATTGGCGCCGGCTTAACCGAAGACGAACGTTTTTTAATTATCTCGGCAGCTAAAGAAACCACCGGAAACGAACTTTACATCCAGGACCTCAGCAATCCCAACAGTTTGATCATTAACCTGGTGGATAATTTTGATAACCAGCACAGCGTACTGGGCAATGTTGGCAGCAAGCTTTACATTTTGACCAACCTGTACGAACCTAATTTTAAAATAGTGACCGTTGACGCCGCCGACCCGAAACCTGTCAACTGGAAAGACCTGATCCCGGCTACGGCCGATGTACTGAGCGCCACCACCGGCGGCGGAAAGATCTTTGCCGAATACCTTAAAGATGCTACCTCGTTTGTTCAACAGTACAATATGGACGGCAAACTGGAGCGGACCATCAACCTGCCATCAATAGGTACGGCAAGCGGCTTCGGCACCAAACAGGAAGAAAAAGAGACTTATTATACCTTTACAAACTACGTTTACCCTGGCACCATCTTTAAATATGACATTGCCACCGGTACTTCAACCGTTTATAAAAAATCGGGCGTACAGTTTGATCCTGAAAAATACGAGAGCAAGCAGGTATTCTATAAATCGAAAGACGGAACAAAGATCCCGATGCTGATCACTTATAAAAAAGGCACTGTAATGAATGGTAAAAACCCATTGTTACTTTATGCCTATGGCGGGTTTGGTGTTAACCTTACCCCGGCTTTCAGCACCTCTAACATCATATTACTGGAACATGGCGGCATTTATGCGGTACCCAACCTGCGTGGCGGCGGCGAGTATGGCGAAAAATGGCACAAGGCAGGCATAAAAATGAAGAAGCAAAACGTGTTCGACGATTTTATTGCAGCTGCTGAGTACCTCATCAAAAATAAATACACGTCTAAAGATTACCTGGCTATCTCGGGCGGATCAAACGGAGGCTTATTGATTGGCGCAGTGATGGCCCAGCGGCCCGACCTGTGCAAGGTTGCCTTCCCGGCAGTTGGCGTTATGGATATGCTGCGCTACAACCAGTTTACTGCGGGCGCAGGCTGGAGTTATGATTACGGCACAGCAGAAGACAGCAAGGAAATGTTTGAATACCTCTATAATTATTCACCATACCACGCGCTAAAACCAGCCGACTATCCTGCAACCATGGTTACCACCGCCGATCATGATGACCGCGTAGTGCCTGCGCATTCATTTAAATTTGCTGCGCGATTGCAGGAAAGCCAAAAAGGCTCCGCACCAACCATTATCCGCATTGAAACCAAGGCCGGACATGGTGCCGGACAGAGCACCGAGCAGGTAATAAGCGGACAGGTAGATAAATGGGCATTTATGTTCTGGAACATGGGGGTAAAATTTTAG